One Candidatus Binataceae bacterium genomic region harbors:
- a CDS encoding TauD/TfdA family dioxygenase, which yields MAISIRKLTPAIGAEIDGIDLTQPLSEEGFKAIHAALLENLVIFFRDQRLTPEQHKAFGRRFGELHIHPAPLGVVDGHPEIIVVKADENSQRIAGEEWHSDVSCDEVTPMGSVLHITELPAVGGDTLFASMYEAYQALSPPMQRFLCGLTAIHDGARNYEGRRPAEGRAEFPRAEHPVVRTHPETGRPALFVNRLFTTRIVQLGKAESDAVLAMLFAHGEDPRFQCRFKWQENSVAFWDNRCTQHLAVWDYYPHRRYGHRVTILGDRPFFRP from the coding sequence GTGGCTATTTCGATACGGAAGCTGACTCCCGCGATCGGCGCGGAAATCGATGGCATCGATCTGACCCAGCCACTGAGCGAGGAAGGCTTCAAAGCCATTCACGCCGCGCTACTGGAAAATCTAGTCATCTTTTTCCGCGATCAGCGCCTTACGCCCGAGCAGCATAAAGCTTTCGGCCGGCGCTTTGGAGAACTGCACATCCATCCGGCACCTCTGGGTGTGGTCGATGGCCACCCCGAAATCATCGTCGTCAAGGCGGATGAGAATTCCCAGCGGATCGCCGGTGAAGAATGGCATTCGGACGTTTCCTGCGACGAAGTGACGCCGATGGGCTCGGTGCTCCATATCACGGAGTTGCCGGCGGTGGGCGGCGATACCCTATTCGCTAGCATGTACGAAGCCTACCAGGCGCTCTCCCCGCCTATGCAGCGATTCTTGTGTGGGCTCACGGCGATTCACGATGGCGCCCGCAATTACGAGGGGCGGCGCCCGGCCGAAGGGCGCGCCGAATTCCCTCGTGCCGAACATCCCGTCGTCAGAACCCATCCTGAAACCGGACGGCCGGCGCTGTTCGTCAATCGCTTGTTTACCACCCGGATCGTCCAGCTCGGCAAAGCCGAGAGCGATGCGGTGTTAGCGATGCTCTTCGCGCATGGGGAGGATCCCAGGTTCCAGTGTCGCTTCAAGTGGCAGGAGAATTCGGTTGCCTTTTGGGACAATCGCTGCACTCAGCATCTGGCCGTGTGGGATTATTATCCCCATCGCCGCTATGGCCATCGAGTGACGATCCTGGGCGACCGCCCGTTCTTTCGCCCTTGA
- a CDS encoding glycosyltransferase family 4 protein: protein MKILLVVEAFNSIGGAIELVDHLSANLAVRGHRVLIASTRAAGDNERVPAAGVECVYLPIRGRKPLSWRHLERLWREPLLPRRSELAALIARWQPDLVSGHTCHWDTFPTLASVCRITRVAWVHSLYDWRDQGRRAFANLPALKRAAGLIAISQASKDAFASRFPPAAAAEVVLGGVDENKATPYAASRPYLFCASRLDLRDKALDTLIAAFSRVARQHAEPIDLLIAGSGPDQERVAALAAASPVAQRIRMLGRVSREHLLALHAGARLFVMPSRKAEGLGIVFLEAMMAGKAVIGTRTGGVEEIITDGDNGRLVAEDDANALAAAIAQLLADPAGTRAMGERGRTRASQYTWPRLTQRHEAIYQACLRRHRPGTAERFTGDAPGDR, encoded by the coding sequence TTGAAGATTCTGCTGGTGGTGGAGGCGTTCAACTCGATCGGTGGGGCGATTGAGCTGGTCGACCACCTCTCGGCTAATTTAGCCGTCCGCGGCCATCGCGTGTTGATCGCTTCCACTCGCGCCGCTGGTGACAACGAACGCGTGCCAGCCGCCGGCGTGGAATGCGTCTATCTTCCGATTCGCGGGCGCAAACCCCTTAGCTGGCGCCATCTGGAGCGGTTGTGGCGTGAGCCTCTGTTGCCGCGTCGCAGCGAGTTGGCGGCGCTCATCGCACGCTGGCAGCCCGACCTGGTCAGCGGCCACACCTGCCATTGGGATACTTTTCCCACCTTGGCCAGTGTCTGCCGGATAACCAGGGTGGCGTGGGTGCACAGTCTCTACGATTGGCGCGATCAAGGGCGGCGGGCTTTTGCCAACCTACCTGCGCTTAAACGCGCCGCCGGTCTGATCGCCATCTCGCAAGCCAGCAAGGATGCCTTCGCCTCACGCTTTCCGCCCGCGGCCGCTGCCGAGGTGGTACTCGGCGGGGTAGATGAAAACAAGGCGACCCCTTACGCGGCATCGCGTCCCTACCTGTTTTGCGCCTCGCGGCTGGATTTGCGGGACAAGGCGCTCGATACCCTGATTGCCGCGTTCAGCCGGGTTGCCCGCCAGCATGCCGAGCCAATCGATCTGCTGATCGCCGGCAGCGGGCCCGACCAGGAGCGGGTTGCGGCGCTGGCGGCGGCCTCGCCCGTGGCGCAGCGAATCCGAATGCTGGGGCGAGTGTCGCGCGAGCATTTGCTGGCCTTGCACGCGGGCGCGCGCCTGTTTGTGATGCCGAGCCGCAAGGCCGAAGGGTTGGGAATCGTGTTTTTGGAAGCAATGATGGCGGGCAAGGCGGTAATCGGTACCCGCACCGGCGGCGTGGAGGAGATAATCACCGACGGCGACAACGGGCGCCTGGTGGCCGAGGACGATGCGAACGCGCTGGCCGCCGCCATTGCGCAGTTGCTCGCGGATCCGGCTGGCACGAGGGCGATGGGCGAGCGTGGGCGGACGCGCGCATCCCAGTACACCTGGCCGCGGCTGACGCAGCGTCACGAGGCGATCTACCAGGCTTGCCTGCGCCGGCATCGACCTGGTACCGCAGAAAGGTTCACGGGCGATGCGCCAGGCGATCGATGA
- the murJ gene encoding murein biosynthesis integral membrane protein MurJ, producing the protein MSIGADAELPDSNGVAVEAVPAGSRAAVVAAGILLSRIAGLLRESVFAHFFGDSAAADAFKAAFRIPNILQNLFGEGVLSASFIPVYSRLLGQGEEELGDALAVTLGAILSLTMALLVALGVAAAPYLIDAVAPGFVGAKRELTIRLVRIFFPGAGLLVMSAWCLGILNSHHRFFAAYVAPVAWNCAIIAAMLLYGPHYRQDALARLTAWGAVIGSILQVAVQLPQVLLLVRHLRVDLTRTRQALRAVGNNFLPVITGRGVVQISAYIDNLLASLLPTGAVAAFNYAQILYLLPISLFGMSVAAAELPTMSRAVGAPEQVAERLRQRLNRGLRQIAFLVIPSAAAFVLLGDVIVGAIFQSGHFTHADALYVWSILAGSAVGLLAVTMGRLYSSAFYALWDTRTPLKFALVRVALTIAAGYLCAIVLPPRLGIPLRWGVAGLTFSAGVAGWLEFALLRHALNRRVGRSGLAKRYVLQLWAMALVAGAVGLALKAAMGTSGPRLLALAVLPGYGLTYLGLAYWLGLPELASVASRLVGRRA; encoded by the coding sequence GTGAGCATCGGAGCAGACGCGGAGTTGCCGGATAGCAACGGTGTGGCGGTTGAAGCGGTGCCGGCGGGCAGTCGGGCCGCGGTGGTGGCGGCAGGCATTCTGCTAAGCCGCATCGCGGGCCTGTTGCGCGAGAGCGTATTTGCCCATTTCTTCGGTGATTCAGCGGCTGCCGACGCCTTCAAGGCCGCCTTTCGCATTCCCAACATCTTGCAGAACCTCTTTGGCGAGGGGGTGCTGTCGGCCTCGTTCATCCCGGTGTACAGCCGTCTGTTGGGCCAGGGGGAAGAGGAATTGGGCGACGCCCTGGCGGTCACCTTGGGCGCGATTCTAAGTTTGACGATGGCGTTGCTGGTGGCGCTGGGCGTGGCTGCGGCGCCCTATCTAATCGACGCCGTGGCGCCCGGCTTCGTGGGCGCCAAGCGCGAGCTGACCATCCGTTTGGTGCGAATCTTTTTCCCCGGTGCCGGCTTGTTGGTGATGTCGGCCTGGTGCCTTGGGATCCTCAATAGTCACCACCGTTTTTTCGCCGCGTATGTCGCTCCGGTGGCCTGGAACTGCGCCATCATCGCCGCGATGCTGCTCTACGGCCCCCATTATCGGCAAGATGCCCTGGCCCGGCTGACGGCTTGGGGCGCTGTGATTGGTTCCATCCTTCAGGTTGCGGTGCAATTGCCGCAGGTTCTTTTACTGGTGCGCCATCTGCGGGTGGATCTGACCCGCACCCGCCAGGCGCTGCGCGCGGTGGGCAACAACTTTCTGCCCGTGATTACTGGTCGCGGAGTGGTCCAGATCAGCGCTTATATCGATAATCTGCTCGCGAGCCTGCTGCCCACCGGGGCGGTGGCGGCGTTCAATTACGCACAGATCCTCTACCTGTTGCCGATCAGTCTGTTCGGGATGTCGGTGGCCGCGGCCGAGCTGCCTACCATGTCCCGAGCGGTGGGCGCCCCCGAGCAGGTAGCCGAACGTTTGCGGCAGCGACTCAATCGGGGCTTGCGGCAGATAGCCTTTCTGGTGATTCCCTCGGCCGCGGCCTTTGTCCTGTTGGGCGACGTAATCGTTGGCGCGATCTTTCAGTCCGGCCATTTCACCCATGCCGACGCGCTTTACGTCTGGAGCATCCTGGCCGGATCCGCGGTCGGGCTGCTCGCGGTAACCATGGGTCGGCTTTATTCCTCCGCGTTCTATGCTTTGTGGGACACTCGTACGCCGTTGAAATTTGCCCTGGTCCGAGTGGCGCTGACGATTGCGGCGGGTTATTTGTGCGCGATTGTTCTGCCGCCGCGGCTGGGTATTCCACTGCGTTGGGGGGTGGCGGGGTTGACCTTCTCCGCCGGCGTGGCGGGATGGCTGGAGTTCGCGCTGCTGCGCCACGCGCTTAACCGCAGAGTTGGGCGCTCGGGGCTGGCCAAGCGCTACGTGCTGCAGTTGTGGGCGATGGCGTTGGTGGCGGGTGCGGTAGGGTTGGCGCTCAAGGCTGCAATGGGCACCAGCGGCCCGCGCCTACTTGCCTTGGCGGTATTGCCCGGCTACGGCTTGACCTATCTGGGGCTGGCCTATTGGCTTGGGCTGCCCGAGTTGGCCTCGGTTGCCAGCCGGCTCGTTGGCAGGCGCGCCTGA
- a CDS encoding LysR substrate-binding domain-containing protein, protein MHIESLKVFCDIVESGSFSFAASQNFVTQSAVSQQVRSLEEKYDCRLIERGRTGVKPTNAGQLLYSAGKEIVRRFLELENRLREIGSVVAGSIRVGTVYSVGLHELPAYLTEFLRAYPAVNVHLEYLRANRIYEDLVEGKIDLGVVAYPAKRSQIVSVAFRHDELVLVVPPDSTLARQSKVSFSQLEGQRFVGYERDISTRKAVDKILREHGVKPTYTMEFDNVETIKRAVEIGLGVAIVPRLTAEHESARGSLRVLEFQEGVFTRPLAIIYKRGRELSPAIHRFIELLTSTQTAVAKAARGERERSEHRDKTDKSERVDKAAS, encoded by the coding sequence ATGCATATCGAAAGCCTCAAGGTTTTTTGCGACATCGTGGAGAGCGGCAGTTTTTCCTTTGCCGCCTCGCAGAATTTCGTCACCCAGTCGGCGGTTAGCCAGCAGGTGCGCAGCCTCGAGGAAAAATACGATTGCCGCCTCATCGAGCGCGGCCGCACCGGAGTCAAGCCGACCAATGCCGGACAACTACTCTACAGCGCAGGTAAGGAAATTGTACGGCGCTTCCTGGAGTTGGAAAATCGTTTGCGCGAGATCGGATCGGTGGTGGCGGGCTCGATTCGAGTCGGCACGGTTTACAGCGTCGGATTGCACGAATTGCCGGCCTATCTGACCGAGTTTCTGCGCGCCTACCCAGCCGTCAACGTGCATCTGGAGTATCTGCGTGCCAATCGGATTTATGAAGATCTGGTCGAGGGCAAGATCGATCTGGGGGTAGTCGCCTATCCCGCCAAGCGCAGTCAGATAGTCTCGGTCGCCTTCCGTCACGATGAGCTGGTGCTGGTAGTTCCGCCCGATAGCACCTTGGCGCGCCAGTCCAAGGTTAGCTTCAGCCAACTCGAGGGGCAGCGCTTTGTCGGGTACGAACGTGACATCTCCACCCGTAAGGCGGTGGATAAAATCTTGCGAGAGCACGGGGTCAAACCGACCTATACGATGGAATTCGACAATGTCGAAACTATCAAGCGAGCGGTGGAAATCGGGTTGGGCGTCGCCATCGTGCCGCGGCTGACGGCTGAGCATGAGAGCGCGCGCGGATCGCTTAGAGTGCTGGAATTTCAGGAAGGCGTCTTCACCCGCCCGTTGGCGATCATATACAAGCGGGGGCGCGAGCTGTCGCCCGCCATCCACCGCTTTATCGAGTTACTTACTTCCACTCAGACCGCGGTGGCAAAAGCCGCGCGTGGAGAGCGCGAGCGGTCCGAGCATCGCGACAAGACCGACAAGAGTGAACGCGTCGACAAGGCTGCGTCCTGA
- a CDS encoding amidohydrolase family protein produces MDNIDVIDCDGHVVETLSELAEFMDPTIRFLASTDRPFPSSISVFPSLDGIHYRADSVVRQAMFDNPKRARVTASQHRPGSPQDWLELVEQTPITQTVLFTSDGLSVGWLRQREYTIRICRAYNDYMAARFAIDPRLHPMGLIPMQFPAEAAAELRRAVKELGLPGAMIPSTGLPLHLGHEFYWPVYQSAAELGCALAIHGGCNGGIGLDDFDHLRYSHILHHPIPLMISFVAMTCAGLFERWSDLHVAFLEGGVGWVALLHDRIARERELQAGEMLEIPRFEKYLQRNQILVGCEGNDSILPYLVNQLGAQGFGYSSDYPHEADLVDVKHEIDETVENPELSRADKVAILGANARAFYRL; encoded by the coding sequence ATGGATAATATCGACGTGATCGATTGCGACGGGCATGTCGTGGAGACCTTGTCCGAACTGGCCGAATTCATGGATCCGACGATTCGCTTCCTAGCCAGCACCGACCGCCCCTTTCCCAGCTCGATCAGCGTCTTCCCTTCGTTGGACGGGATTCATTATCGCGCCGACTCTGTCGTCCGCCAGGCGATGTTCGACAATCCCAAGCGGGCGCGGGTGACCGCCAGCCAGCATCGGCCCGGCTCGCCGCAGGACTGGTTGGAGCTGGTCGAGCAAACTCCGATCACGCAGACCGTTCTATTTACCAGCGACGGCTTGTCGGTGGGATGGCTGCGCCAACGTGAATACACCATTCGCATCTGCCGCGCCTATAACGATTATATGGCGGCGCGTTTCGCGATCGATCCGCGGCTGCACCCGATGGGGCTGATTCCGATGCAATTTCCGGCCGAAGCGGCGGCCGAATTGCGCCGCGCGGTCAAGGAGCTGGGACTGCCGGGCGCGATGATCCCTTCCACCGGTCTGCCGCTACATCTAGGACACGAATTTTACTGGCCGGTCTATCAGAGCGCGGCAGAATTGGGCTGCGCGCTGGCTATTCACGGTGGCTGCAACGGCGGTATTGGCCTGGATGACTTCGACCATCTGCGCTACTCCCACATCCTGCACCATCCCATCCCACTGATGATCTCCTTCGTCGCGATGACCTGCGCCGGCCTGTTCGAGCGCTGGTCCGACCTCCACGTGGCCTTTCTAGAAGGGGGCGTGGGATGGGTCGCGCTGCTCCACGACCGAATCGCGCGCGAGCGGGAGTTACAGGCGGGCGAGATGCTCGAGATTCCGCGCTTCGAGAAGTATTTGCAGCGCAATCAGATCCTGGTGGGCTGCGAGGGCAACGATTCCATCCTGCCCTATCTGGTTAACCAGCTTGGCGCCCAAGGCTTCGGCTATTCCTCGGATTACCCGCACGAGGCCGACCTGGTCGACGTCAAGCATGAAATCGACGAGACCGTAGAAAATCCGGAGCTGTCGCGCGCGGATAAGGTTGCGATCCTGGGCGCCAATGCCCGCGCCTTCTATCGCCTGTAA
- a CDS encoding 4-hydroxyphenylacetate 3-hydroxylase N-terminal domain-containing protein encodes MALRTPQQYRESLRDGRRVFFRGARVADVTSHPVIGLATDHLALDFELAEEPAMRELAVVEEGGVASSRYYQLPRSGADLRRRAELIAASTRRGATLVVLAKEIGTDALFALHLAVAARYRERVEQFHRYCRDHDLALAVAQTDVKGDRSLSPAAQPDPDHYLHIVAERADGIVVRGAKIHTSIAPNANELIVLPTRALKSGEGPYAVAFAIPIDTPGLSLIASPHGSGPKNPLEHPISARHKMMETLTVFDDVFVPSSRVFLQGEAELAGPLALAFVRFHRFTAVAYKLPLLELLSGAAYAIAQANGIIGAAHVRDKLTQLAVYHTVVRGLLEQAAEAWTLEQGLAVPNTLLVNVAKYHFAHNYHQAVQIVQDLAGGLLVTAPAAEDLSSEATRAYVLKYLGGRADSDAESRLRLMNLVSDLTASDYGGYQEVLAVQAEGGFEAEKLQAFREYDFQAAAAYARRLAGVK; translated from the coding sequence ATGGCGCTACGAACTCCACAACAATATCGTGAGTCCTTGCGCGACGGCCGGCGGGTCTTTTTCCGCGGCGCGCGCGTCGCCGACGTCACCAGCCATCCTGTCATCGGCTTGGCCACCGACCACCTGGCGCTGGACTTCGAGTTGGCCGAGGAGCCGGCGATGCGCGAACTGGCGGTGGTGGAGGAGGGGGGTGTGGCCAGCAGCCGCTATTATCAACTGCCGCGCAGCGGGGCCGATTTGCGTCGACGGGCCGAGTTGATCGCAGCCTCCACCCGCCGCGGCGCCACCCTGGTGGTGCTGGCCAAGGAGATCGGCACCGACGCCCTCTTCGCCCTGCACCTGGCCGTGGCCGCACGCTATCGGGAACGAGTCGAGCAGTTCCATCGCTACTGTCGAGACCATGATTTGGCCCTGGCAGTGGCCCAAACCGACGTCAAGGGCGACCGCTCCTTGAGCCCGGCGGCGCAACCCGACCCCGATCATTACCTTCACATCGTGGCCGAGCGTGCCGATGGTATCGTGGTACGCGGAGCCAAGATCCACACTTCGATCGCGCCCAACGCCAACGAGCTGATCGTGCTGCCCACCCGCGCGCTCAAGTCAGGCGAGGGGCCCTATGCGGTGGCTTTCGCCATTCCGATCGATACGCCCGGCCTGAGCCTGATCGCCAGTCCGCATGGTAGCGGCCCCAAGAACCCCCTGGAGCATCCGATCAGCGCACGCCACAAGATGATGGAAACCCTGACCGTATTTGACGACGTCTTCGTGCCCTCGTCGCGGGTCTTCCTGCAGGGCGAGGCCGAGCTGGCGGGGCCGCTGGCGCTGGCCTTCGTGCGTTTCCATCGTTTCACCGCGGTTGCTTATAAACTGCCCCTGTTGGAGCTGCTGAGCGGGGCGGCGTACGCGATCGCGCAGGCCAATGGGATCATCGGCGCGGCTCATGTGCGCGACAAGTTGACCCAACTGGCGGTCTATCACACCGTGGTGCGCGGGTTGTTGGAGCAGGCGGCGGAGGCCTGGACTCTGGAACAGGGCTTGGCGGTGCCCAACACTTTGCTGGTGAACGTGGCAAAGTATCACTTCGCGCATAATTATCATCAGGCGGTGCAGATTGTGCAGGACCTGGCTGGTGGCCTGTTGGTAACGGCGCCAGCGGCCGAGGATCTGAGCAGTGAAGCTACCCGCGCCTATGTCTTGAAATATCTGGGCGGGCGGGCCGACAGCGATGCCGAGAGCCGCTTACGGTTGATGAACCTGGTGTCGGATCTTACCGCCTCCGACTATGGCGGCTATCAGGAGGTACTGGCGGTACAGGCCGAGGGAGGCTTCGAGGCAGAAAAGCTGCAGGCCTTTCGCGAGTACGATTTTCAAGCCGCGGCCGCCTATGCACGCCGGCTGGCTGGGGTGAAATAG
- the hemW gene encoding radical SAM family heme chaperone HemW has translation MNFSLYVHIPYCDSKCPYCDFNSYAVKQWPEQRYVAALKAELAFRSRQTAFAGRRLRTVFFGGGTPSLFAPASIGALLESADHLFGIQSGAEITLETNPGTVDRAKLGGYAQAGINRLSLGAQSFNPRLLKQLGRIHDAEQTRQAAKWTRQVGIAELSLDLIFALPGQTLAEARADIAAAVELEPDHISAYNLTFEPGTAFGAALKSGRMRPLAESRQAAMYEMVRRELNSRGYPMYEISNYARPGHPARHNLTYWRGEDYLGIGAGAHSYTAQGSGGRRWWNERLPALYLERALDAGIAEAGNETLDAQTSAGEFTFLNLRLREGLDGNRFCARFGHTLQEHYGSRLTRLIDGELLLWQGEHLRLSERGLELADSVFAELV, from the coding sequence ATGAATTTTTCGCTCTACGTACATATCCCATACTGCGATTCAAAATGCCCTTATTGCGATTTCAATTCATACGCGGTCAAACAATGGCCTGAGCAGCGCTATGTCGCGGCGTTAAAGGCTGAGCTGGCCTTTCGCTCTCGCCAAACCGCCTTCGCCGGCCGTCGCCTGCGCACCGTTTTCTTCGGCGGCGGCACGCCCTCACTCTTCGCTCCGGCTTCGATCGGCGCGCTCCTGGAGAGTGCCGACCATCTGTTCGGCATCCAATCCGGCGCCGAGATTACCCTGGAGACCAACCCGGGCACTGTCGATCGGGCCAAGCTTGGCGGTTACGCCCAGGCCGGAATCAATCGGCTCAGCCTGGGGGCGCAATCTTTCAACCCGCGTCTTCTCAAGCAATTGGGCCGTATCCACGACGCTGAGCAAACTCGCCAGGCAGCGAAATGGACGCGCCAGGTGGGAATCGCCGAACTCAGCCTCGACCTTATCTTTGCGCTGCCCGGTCAAACTCTGGCCGAGGCGCGCGCCGACATCGCCGCCGCCGTCGAGCTGGAACCCGATCATATCTCCGCCTACAACTTAACCTTTGAACCCGGCACGGCTTTTGGAGCGGCGCTCAAAAGCGGGCGGATGCGCCCGCTGGCCGAATCGCGCCAAGCTGCCATGTACGAGATGGTGCGGCGCGAGCTGAATAGCAGGGGCTATCCGATGTACGAGATTTCCAACTACGCCCGCCCCGGCCATCCCGCGCGCCACAACCTGACCTATTGGCGAGGCGAAGATTATCTGGGAATCGGAGCCGGCGCCCATAGCTACACCGCGCAGGGCAGCGGCGGCCGGCGGTGGTGGAACGAGCGCTTGCCCGCGCTCTACCTGGAACGCGCGCTGGACGCGGGAATCGCGGAAGCGGGCAATGAAACCCTGGACGCGCAAACCAGCGCGGGTGAGTTCACCTTTCTCAACCTGCGCCTGCGTGAGGGGCTTGACGGAAACCGCTTTTGCGCCCGTTTCGGCCACACCCTGCAGGAGCATTATGGCAGCCGCCTGACTCGCCTGATCGACGGCGAACTGTTGCTGTGGCAGGGGGAGCATCTGCGCCTGAGCGAGCGCGGCCTGGAGCTGGCCGATTCGGTTTTCGCCGAGCTGGTGTAA